In one window of Duganella dendranthematis DNA:
- a CDS encoding methyltransferase has protein sequence MPPPKRVVIADDRTNADVAYRLACEGTALLWRGDFQNARQLLQALARRADHKAKPAKKNKPAKIPATPTEAFHLHRQAQSQRARTLAMLLIPFEDGYTIPLRRAPDVKLACNEAYGRYEEPFIASLRELLGLIGAHEWRRTGVEIPALEARIHPHYGVFSPVRGEYVQMVADAPLPAGVNLAFDIGVGTGVLSAVLAKRGIARVIGTDQDQRALSCARENLALLGFDNKVELRVADLFPEGRAPLVVCNPPWVPARPSSPIEYAVYDPDSRMLRGFLAGLSEHLTPGGEGWLILSDLAEHLGLRPREQLLEWIAAAGLKVTGRHDVRPTHPRASDDTDPLHTARAAEVTSLWRLAAA, from the coding sequence ATGCCGCCGCCAAAACGCGTGGTCATCGCCGACGACCGCACCAACGCCGATGTAGCCTACCGACTGGCCTGCGAAGGCACGGCGCTGCTGTGGCGCGGCGACTTCCAGAATGCGCGCCAGCTGCTGCAAGCGCTGGCCCGCCGCGCCGACCACAAAGCCAAGCCGGCCAAGAAGAACAAGCCAGCCAAAATTCCCGCCACGCCGACCGAAGCCTTCCACCTGCATCGCCAGGCGCAGTCGCAACGCGCGCGCACCTTGGCCATGCTGCTGATTCCTTTCGAAGACGGCTACACCATTCCGCTGCGCCGCGCGCCGGACGTCAAGCTGGCCTGCAACGAAGCCTATGGCCGCTATGAAGAGCCGTTCATCGCCTCGCTGCGCGAATTGCTTGGCCTGATCGGCGCGCACGAATGGCGCCGCACCGGCGTCGAAATCCCGGCGCTGGAAGCGCGCATCCATCCGCACTACGGCGTGTTCTCGCCGGTGCGTGGCGAATACGTGCAGATGGTGGCCGATGCCCCGCTGCCGGCCGGCGTCAATCTGGCGTTCGACATCGGCGTCGGTACCGGCGTGCTGTCGGCGGTGCTGGCCAAGCGCGGCATAGCACGCGTGATCGGCACCGACCAGGACCAGCGCGCCCTGAGCTGCGCCCGCGAAAACCTGGCGCTGCTGGGCTTCGATAACAAGGTCGAATTGCGCGTGGCCGACCTGTTCCCGGAAGGCCGCGCGCCGCTGGTGGTGTGTAATCCGCCGTGGGTGCCGGCGCGTCCGAGTTCTCCGATTGAATACGCGGTCTACGATCCGGATAGCCGCATGCTGCGCGGCTTCCTGGCCGGCCTCTCCGAGCATCTGACGCCGGGTGGCGAAGGTTGGCTGATCCTGTCCGACCTGGCCGAACACCTTGGCCTGCGTCCGCGCGAACAGCTGCTGGAATGGATCGCCGCCGCCGGCCTGAAAGTCACCGGCCGCCATGACGTGCGCCCGACCCACCCGCGCGCCAGCGACGACACCGATCCCCTGCACACCGCCCGCGCCGCCGAAGTAACGTCGCTGTGGCGACTGGCAGCGGCTTAA
- a CDS encoding serine hydrolase domain-containing protein: protein MRRAVLRFSLCMLFPLSASAASCAIPTIQTDGWELSTPEASGFNPTTLCLTLTAIAQGKDNIHSIVIERHGKLVAEMYRSGKDKSIARALGVWPPFAPTVSFGPDTLHDNRSIGKSIISLLVGIEKQQGKIDSLATPVLDYYPEYKDLRSPALDAINLEHLLTMSGGWKWDEGAQPNNEMRLFWKTDPIRYVLERPIESPPGAKWNYNGGGTLILADIVSRVAGKPWLDVANTELFAPLGITQWQWVTDLRGRPASFAGLRLRPRDMAKLGRLMLNHGRWNGRQLVAEDWIDASLKPRLSVGFRSPGDQPDEIHYGYQWWAGTAAWKDHRVAWNAGFGNGGQRIFIVPELDLTLVVTAGDYGSDEMGAKVNRLLHTVVATVTE, encoded by the coding sequence ATGCGCCGCGCCGTCTTGCGTTTCAGCTTATGCATGCTGTTTCCCCTGTCGGCCAGCGCAGCCTCCTGCGCCATCCCCACCATCCAAACCGACGGCTGGGAACTCAGCACGCCCGAAGCCAGCGGTTTCAATCCCACCACCCTGTGCCTGACGCTGACCGCCATCGCCCAGGGCAAGGACAACATCCACAGCATCGTCATCGAACGCCACGGCAAGCTGGTGGCGGAGATGTACCGCAGCGGCAAGGACAAGTCCATCGCCCGAGCGCTCGGCGTGTGGCCGCCGTTCGCGCCAACCGTCAGCTTCGGACCAGACACGCTGCACGACAATCGCTCTATCGGCAAAAGCATCATCAGCCTATTGGTCGGCATCGAAAAACAGCAAGGCAAAATCGACAGCCTCGCCACGCCTGTGCTGGACTACTACCCGGAATACAAAGACCTGCGCTCCCCAGCGCTGGACGCCATCAACCTCGAACACCTACTGACCATGAGCGGCGGTTGGAAGTGGGACGAAGGTGCGCAGCCCAACAACGAGATGCGCCTGTTCTGGAAAACCGATCCCATACGCTACGTGCTGGAGCGGCCGATCGAATCGCCGCCGGGCGCCAAATGGAACTACAACGGCGGCGGCACCTTGATCCTGGCCGATATCGTCAGCCGCGTCGCCGGCAAACCATGGCTGGATGTGGCCAACACCGAATTGTTCGCACCTCTGGGCATCACGCAATGGCAATGGGTGACCGACCTGCGCGGCCGCCCCGCGTCGTTCGCCGGCCTGCGCCTGCGTCCACGCGACATGGCCAAGCTGGGGCGCCTGATGCTGAACCACGGCCGCTGGAACGGCCGCCAACTGGTGGCGGAAGACTGGATCGACGCTTCGCTCAAGCCACGCCTGAGTGTCGGCTTCCGCAGCCCCGGCGACCAGCCGGATGAAATCCACTACGGCTACCAGTGGTGGGCCGGCACGGCGGCATGGAAGGATCACCGCGTCGCCTGGAACGCCGGATTTGGCAACGGCGGCCAGCGCATCTTCATCGTGCCTGAGCTGGACCTGACGCTGGTGGTCACCGCCGGCGACTACGGCTCCGACGAGATGGGCGCCAAGGTCAATCGCCTGCTGCACACCGTGGTGGCCACCGTCACCGAATAG
- a CDS encoding putative metalloprotease CJM1_0395 family protein yields the protein MNVGAIPSSYATVPATRFAPAPPTASAAPQATPSATTQLSEEALAMLDQLKSRDLEVRQHEQAHLAAAGGLATSGASYTYQRGPNGVDYATGGEVNIDTSPGATPQETIERARTIQAAALAPAEPSSADRAVASQAQQMENQARAELAQQKTQNAYGAAPTAAPSVDIYA from the coding sequence ATGAATGTCGGCGCCATCCCGTCCAGCTATGCCACCGTACCGGCGACGCGCTTTGCGCCAGCGCCGCCGACGGCTAGCGCTGCGCCGCAAGCCACGCCATCGGCCACCACGCAGCTGTCGGAAGAAGCGCTGGCCATGCTGGACCAGCTCAAATCCCGCGACCTCGAAGTACGCCAGCACGAACAAGCCCACCTGGCCGCTGCCGGCGGACTGGCCACCTCCGGTGCCTCCTACACCTACCAGCGCGGCCCGAACGGCGTCGATTACGCCACCGGCGGCGAAGTCAATATCGACACCTCGCCCGGCGCCACGCCGCAAGAAACCATTGAACGCGCGCGCACCATTCAGGCGGCGGCGCTGGCCCCGGCCGAACCGTCCAGCGCCGATCGCGCAGTCGCCTCCCAGGCGCAGCAGATGGAAAACCAGGCCCGCGCCGAACTGGCGCAGCAAAAAACCCAGAACGCCTATGGCGCCGCGCCGACGGCCGCACCCTCGGTGGATATCTATGCGTGA
- a CDS encoding acid phosphatase: MKDQAPAAEQLEQDAPVSPSRRRIFQAAGAAGLATSLPALSEAATAKAATKGSLDDKIKSNIKNVVVIYLENRSFNNLFANFPGTANPLSAAPAAACQQRDRDGSVLPVLPKVWGGMVPNTQDIGGKKYVLKEDDIKNLPNGPFKLVDTEGKPLPEGVITRDLWHLFYQNQMQINGGKNDGFAAWGNTGGMVMGHYGETSKNLGLWKIAEQYTLCDNFFMAAFGGSYLNHQFLITGRVPEYFNAKDTAAKKKIAVLDDGPTGVRLSTAPDSPKSALDGHPHFVNNGAITPDGYAVNTMAPPYQPSYIRPAYDGDPLHADPKDASTLPPQTYDTIGDLLSRKSVSWAWYGGAWQAALDARGGGEKPNFQYHHQPFNYFQQFAPGTKARDEHLRDGGLGDSPISNKFLADVVAGKLPAVSFYKPQGNLNLHAGYSDVESGDAHITNVVEHLRKSPQFKNMLVVITFDENGGWWDHVAPPKGDRWGPGSRIPAIVISPFAKKGHVDHSFYDTTSIMRFITRLHDLPLLEGLKTRNAAFAERHATPPGDLTGALSFR, translated from the coding sequence GTGAAGGATCAAGCACCAGCAGCAGAACAATTAGAACAAGATGCTCCCGTCAGCCCTTCGCGCCGCCGCATCTTCCAAGCAGCCGGCGCCGCCGGCCTGGCGACCTCCCTGCCAGCGCTGAGCGAAGCCGCAACGGCCAAAGCAGCCACCAAAGGTTCGCTCGACGACAAGATCAAGTCCAACATCAAGAACGTGGTGGTGATCTATCTGGAGAACCGCAGCTTCAACAACCTGTTTGCCAACTTCCCCGGCACCGCCAATCCACTGTCGGCCGCGCCGGCCGCCGCCTGCCAGCAGCGCGACCGCGACGGCTCGGTGCTGCCGGTGCTGCCGAAGGTCTGGGGCGGCATGGTGCCGAATACGCAGGACATCGGCGGCAAAAAATACGTCCTCAAGGAAGACGACATCAAGAACCTGCCGAACGGCCCGTTCAAGCTGGTCGACACCGAAGGCAAGCCACTGCCGGAAGGCGTGATCACGCGCGACCTGTGGCACCTGTTCTACCAGAACCAGATGCAGATCAACGGCGGCAAGAACGACGGCTTCGCCGCGTGGGGCAACACCGGCGGCATGGTGATGGGCCACTACGGCGAAACCAGCAAGAACCTCGGCCTGTGGAAGATCGCCGAGCAGTACACGCTGTGCGATAACTTCTTCATGGCGGCCTTCGGCGGCTCGTACCTGAACCACCAGTTCCTGATCACCGGCCGCGTGCCGGAATACTTCAACGCCAAGGATACCGCAGCCAAGAAAAAGATCGCGGTGCTGGACGACGGCCCGACCGGTGTGCGGCTGTCGACCGCGCCCGACTCGCCCAAGTCGGCGCTGGACGGTCATCCGCACTTCGTCAACAATGGCGCCATCACACCGGACGGCTATGCGGTCAACACCATGGCCCCGCCCTATCAGCCAAGCTACATCCGCCCGGCCTACGACGGCGACCCGCTGCACGCCGATCCAAAGGACGCCAGCACGCTGCCACCACAAACTTACGACACCATCGGCGATCTGCTGTCGCGCAAGAGCGTCAGCTGGGCGTGGTACGGCGGCGCGTGGCAGGCGGCACTGGATGCGCGCGGCGGCGGCGAGAAGCCGAACTTCCAGTATCACCATCAGCCGTTTAACTACTTCCAGCAGTTCGCCCCGGGCACTAAGGCGCGCGACGAGCACCTGCGCGATGGCGGCCTGGGTGACAGCCCGATCTCCAACAAATTCCTGGCCGACGTGGTGGCGGGCAAACTGCCGGCGGTCAGCTTCTACAAGCCGCAAGGTAACCTGAACCTGCACGCCGGTTACTCGGATGTGGAATCCGGCGACGCCCACATCACCAACGTGGTCGAGCACTTGCGCAAGTCGCCACAGTTCAAGAACATGCTGGTGGTGATCACCTTCGACGAAAATGGCGGCTGGTGGGATCACGTCGCCCCGCCGAAGGGCGACCGCTGGGGTCCGGGTTCGCGCATTCCGGCCATCGTCATTTCGCCGTTCGCGAAAAAAGGCCATGTGGATCACAGCTTCTACGACACCACCTCGATCATGCGCTTCATCACCCGCCTGCACGACCTGCCGCTGCTGGAAGGTCTGAAGACGCGTAACGCGGCCTTCGCCGAGCGCCACGCCACGCCGCCGGGCGACCTGACGGGGGCCCTGAGCTTCCGCTGA
- a CDS encoding sensor histidine kinase has product MLASDQKMNQNGLSATSKQVLAMRDAVFAEWESQVRLLIKGAQHILHPTLLNTLPVFYDNIAEALTPNHPRDEATSNNDIAAAHGDERARMTSYEPEQIVQEYQLFRDAFSHVADEQGVVLSRAEWGIVNGSIDTAVRESIRKFTSMHESFRHQMAAALSHDMRSPLSVVITAAHLLTIGATPERTPAIAQKILDNGHRLGTMIEELLDALSFNRGERLALDLSQFNVLELARQVCSDASIGTPGACTVVGSAVTGYWCENSLRRALENLVINAIKYGDGNGVQIKIDEAHGRMLISVHNSGNPIADEHRGQIFEYLWRDGSTKSKPGWGIGLPFVKSVAESHGGSVAVDSSAASGTTFLIDIPVDCRPFVPEA; this is encoded by the coding sequence ATGTTGGCATCAGATCAAAAAATGAATCAGAACGGCCTGTCGGCCACTTCCAAACAAGTATTGGCCATGCGCGACGCCGTGTTCGCGGAATGGGAAAGCCAGGTGCGCCTGCTGATCAAGGGCGCGCAGCATATCCTGCACCCTACGCTGCTCAACACGCTGCCTGTCTTTTATGACAATATTGCCGAGGCGTTGACACCGAACCACCCGCGCGACGAGGCCACCAGCAACAACGACATCGCCGCCGCCCATGGCGATGAACGCGCGCGCATGACGTCCTACGAGCCGGAACAGATCGTCCAGGAATACCAGCTATTCCGCGACGCCTTCTCGCACGTGGCCGACGAACAGGGCGTGGTGCTGAGCCGCGCCGAATGGGGCATCGTCAACGGTTCGATCGACACCGCGGTACGCGAGTCGATCCGCAAGTTCACGTCGATGCATGAATCGTTCCGCCACCAGATGGCGGCCGCGCTGTCGCACGATATGCGCAGCCCTTTGTCGGTGGTGATCACTGCGGCGCATCTGCTGACCATCGGCGCGACGCCGGAGCGCACCCCGGCCATCGCCCAGAAGATTCTCGACAACGGCCATCGCCTCGGCACCATGATCGAGGAACTGCTGGATGCGCTGAGTTTCAACCGCGGCGAACGGCTGGCGCTCGACCTGTCGCAGTTCAACGTACTGGAACTGGCGCGCCAGGTGTGCAGCGACGCCAGCATCGGCACGCCGGGCGCCTGCACCGTCGTCGGCAGCGCGGTCACCGGCTACTGGTGCGAAAATTCGCTGCGCCGGGCGCTGGAGAATCTGGTCATCAACGCCATCAAGTACGGCGACGGCAACGGCGTGCAGATCAAGATCGACGAGGCGCACGGCCGCATGCTGATCTCCGTGCACAATAGCGGCAACCCGATCGCCGACGAGCATCGCGGCCAGATCTTCGAATACCTGTGGCGCGACGGCAGCACCAAGAGCAAACCCGGTTGGGGCATCGGCCTGCCGTTCGTCAAGAGCGTGGCCGAGAGCCATGGCGGCAGCGTGGCGGTCGATAGTTCGGCGGCCAGCGGCACCACCTTCCTCATCGATATCCCGGTCGACTGCCGGCCCTTCGTGCCGGAAGCGTGA
- a CDS encoding cupin domain-containing protein produces MPVFTPDQLITETEPNQTLWISETGQLTQFGAFIEVLQPGGRSSIKHWHSAEDEMVYVLEGEITVVEGATETLVRAGGVATFRAGVAVGHYLENRSSAATRCLVVGTRAPVDHITYPEHDRICVRDRSLPDDIWTDLAGQPASSPY; encoded by the coding sequence ATGCCAGTTTTCACGCCAGATCAACTCATCACCGAGACCGAACCGAATCAAACGCTTTGGATTAGTGAGACGGGGCAGCTTACGCAGTTTGGTGCATTCATTGAAGTGCTTCAGCCAGGCGGCAGGTCGTCAATCAAGCATTGGCACAGCGCGGAAGATGAGATGGTCTATGTGCTGGAAGGTGAAATCACTGTGGTGGAGGGCGCGACCGAGACACTGGTACGCGCCGGTGGCGTCGCAACTTTCCGGGCCGGCGTCGCGGTTGGGCACTATCTGGAGAATCGCAGTTCTGCCGCAACGCGCTGCCTGGTTGTCGGCACCCGCGCGCCGGTTGATCACATTACCTATCCTGAGCACGACCGGATTTGCGTGCGAGACCGATCGCTGCCAGACGATATCTGGACCGACCTCGCTGGCCAGCCAGCCTCCAGCCCGTACTAG